In the genome of Candidatus Marinarcus aquaticus, the window ATGTTAGAGTTAGTTGAAATGGAAGTAAGAGAATTACTTTCTGAGTATGACTTCCCAGGTGACGATACTCCAATCGTAGCTGGTTCTGCATTCCAAGCATTAGAAGAAGCTAAAGCTGGTAACGCTGGTGAGTGGTCTGAAAAAATCTACAACTTAATGGCAGAAGTAGATGCTTATATTCCAACTCCAGAAAGATCAACTGATAAAGATTACTTAATGCCTGTTGAAGATGTATTCTCAATTGCAGGTAGAGGTACAGTTGTAACTGGTGCTATTAACCAAGGTACTGTTAAATTAGGTGATACTATTGAAATCGTTGGATTAAGAGATACTCAAACTACTACAGTTACTGGTATTGAAATGTTCAGAAAAGAAATGGATTACGCTGAAGCTGGTGATAACGCTGGTATCTTATTAAGAGGTATTAAAAAAGAAGATGTTCAAAGAGGACAAGTTCTTGTTAAGCCAGGATCAATCACTCCACACACTAAATTTAAAGGTGAGGTATATATCCTTTCTAAAGAGGAAGGTGGACGACATACTCCATTCTTCTCAGGATACAGACCACAATTTTATGTAAGAACAACAGACGTAACTGGTTCTATTGAACTAGCTGAAGGTACTGAAATGGTAATGCCAGGTGATAACGTAGAAGTTACTGTTTCTTTAGTTGCTCCAATCGCTCTTGAAAAGGGAACTAAGTTCGCTATCAGAGAAGGTGGTAGAACTGTTGGTGCGGGTGTTGTTGCTGAAATTATCGAGTAAGGATAACTTATGGGTAATGGCGTAAGCATCAAAATTGGACTTAAATGTGAGGAGTGTGGTGATATTAACTACTCTACTTACAAAAACCCAAAAACTCACACTGAGAAAATGGCGATTAAAAAGTACAGTCCAAGATTAAGAAAACACACAATTCATAAAGAAGTTAAGTTAAAGTCGTAAGACTTTAACTTACTCTTTTTTTACAGCAAGGTCAGTAGCTCCAATGGTAGAGCGCCGGATTCCAAATCCGATGGCTGGGGGTTCGAGTCCCTCCTGGCCTGCCAGTTAATTCTTTTTAATAAGGTTTTTAAAAACTTTATTAAAGAGAATTTTTTTATATAGCAAAAATAACTTGGAGTTAACTGTGGATAAATTAAAAAACTATTATAGAAGTTGCAAAGAAGAATTATCAAAAGTAATTTTTCCTATCAAAGAACAAATCCGAAGTGCATATATTTCAGTATTTATCGTAGTGACTGTTATTTCGCTGTTTTTAGCATTGATTGATGCAATCATGTCAGTCAGTCTATCTTCAATCATTAATTAAGGAATTTTTATGGCACATCAATGGTACGCAATTCAAACGCACTCAGGGAGTGAACTAACTGTAAAAAGAGCATTAGAAAAATTAGCTGATGAAATGGCTAATGACAGAATCTCTGAAGTGTTAGTGCCTACTGAAGATTTAATTGAGATTAAAAAAGGGAAAAAGACAATCGTTGAAAAACCATTGTACCCTGCGTATGCATTTGCTAAAATTGATTTAGATACTGCATTATGGCATCGAATTCAATCTATGCCAAAAGTTGGACGATTTATTGGTGAGTCTAAAAAACCTACCCCATTGTCTAAAAAAGATATTGATGCAATTTTAGACAAAGTAACCAACAGAGCAGCAGCGAAACCAAAAGTTTCATTTGATGAAGGTGAAATGGTACGAATCAAAGAGGGACCATTTGCTAACTTCAATGGTATTGTTGAAGACTTTGACATGGCTTCTGGTATTTTGAAACTGAATGTTTCAATCTTTGGGCGAAATACACCGGTTGAAATCTCTTATACTCAAGTAGAAAGAGTCGTATAATTTAAAGACATTTTTAGGCATTAGGCAAAGAAACTTCAGCTTCCTTTGAGTTTTTTTGCCTAATGTCTAATCATTAACAAAAGAATAGAAAAGGAAATAAGATGGCTAAAAAAGTAGCTGGAATTTTAAAATTACAAATCCCTGCTGGTGCAGCAAATCCATCACCACCTGTTGGTCCTGCATTAGGTCAACGTGGTATTAACATCATGGAATTCTGTAAAGCGTTCAATGAAAAAACTAAAGATAAAGGTGGATTTACAATCCCTGTAGAGATCACTGTATATCAAGATAAAAGTTTTACATTTGTACTAAAACAACCACCAATGACAGACTTAATTAAAAAGACTTCAGGTGTTAAAAAAGGTTCTGACAATCCACTTAAAAATAAAGTTGGAAAGTTGACTAAAGATCAAGTTATGGAAATCGTTGATATAAAAATCGCTGATTTAAATACTGATGATAAAGAGCAAGCGGCTAAAATTGTTGCTGGTTCAGCTAGATCTATGGGAATTGACGTAGAGTTATAAGACTCATGAGTCTCACCACAAGACTTAAAAGTGCGGTAGCAAAACGAAAGACACAAAGTGCCTTTTAAAAAAATAAATTGCGGAGAATAAAATGGCAAAAGTTTCAAAAAGATATAAAGCATTATTAGAAAAAGTAGAAGCAGACAAACAATACACTGTTGTTGACGCTTGTGCAAAAGTAAAAGAGTTAAGTTCAGCTAAATTTGACGAGTCTGTAGAGGTTGCATTAAACTTAAACATTGATCCTAGACATGCAGACCAAATGATCAGAGGTGCTGTTGTATTACCACACGGTACAGGTAAAACTGTACGAGTAGCTGTTTTTGCAAAAGGTGCAAAAATGGACGAAGCAAAAGCTGCTGGAGCAGATATTGTTGGTAATGACGATTTAGCAGAAGAGATTCAAGCTGGAAACATCAACTTTGATGTATTAATTGCTACACCAGATTGCATGGGAATCGTTGGTAAAGTAGGACGAATCCTTGGGCCAAAAGGTTTAATGCCTAACCCTAAAACGGGTACAGTTACTATGGACGTAGCTAAAGCAGTTGACGATGCAAAAGGTGGTAAGGTTACATATAGAGTTGATAAAAAAGGTAACATGCAAGCAGGTATTGGTAAAGCATCATTTTCTGCTGAAGCAATCCAAGAAAACTTAAAAACTTTCCTTGCAGCTATCAACAAAGCTAAACCAGCTTCTGCAAAAGGTCGATATATTAAAAATGCAGCAGTTTCATTAACTATGTCTCCATCTGTTAATATGGACGTATTAGAATTAATGGACATTAAATAAGGTCTTCCTTATTTAATAGCATTCAATAGTCAAGACATGTTTTGTCTTGACGTTTGAGTGTTATTCAAAACACTGAATTAAAACTGAAGACAGCTGGTAAGAGACTCTCCTCGTCTCTTGTAAGACCCGCCGAAGTTGGATGTTTTGGAAGGAGGAAAAACTATGACTAAACAACAAAAAGCTGAAATCGTTGATTTTTTATCTTCTGAGTTCAAAGAGTCTCAAGCAATCGTTGTGTGTGATTATAAAGGTTTAACTCACAAAGAGTTAGAAACTTTAAGAAAATCTGCACGAGAAAACGGAACAAAAGTTCAAGTTGCTAAAAATACTTTAGTAACTGTTGCTGTAAAAAATGCTGATTTAGGTGATGTACAATTATCTGGAACAAATATTTTCTTATGGTCAGAAGATCAAATTTCTGCTTGTAAAGTTGCAGATAAATTTGCAACAGAGAAAAAAGATAAATTCTCTATTAAATCAGGTATTGTTGAAGGTAAAATTGCTGACATTAATACAATTAATGCATTCGCTAAATTACCATCACGAGAAGAGCTTCTTGGTATGTTGGCTGCTACTTGGATGGCTCCACTTACAAACTTCACTATTGGGCTTGATGCTCTTAGAAGAAAAAAAGAAGAAGAGGCTGCGTAATTTAACGCATTAATAAAACAATTATAATAAATAAAAAAAATTAAGGAAAATGAAATGGCAATTTCTAAAGAAGACGTATTAGAATATATCTCTGGTCTATCTGTATTAGAGTTATCTGAATTAGTAAAAGAATTCGAAGAAAAATTTGGTGTATCTGCACAACCTGTTGCAGTAGCAGGTGTTGCAGTTGCTGGTGGAGCTGCTGAAGCTGCTGAAGAAAAAACTGAATTCAACGTTGTTATCAAAGACGCAGGTGCTAAGAAAATCAACGTAATTAAAGAGATCAGAGGATTAACTGGTCTTGGATTAAAAGAAGCAAAAGCAATGGCAGAAGAAGCTGGTGCAGTAGTTAAAGAAGGTGTTTCTAAAGAAGACGCTGAAGCTGCTAAAGCTGCATTAGAAGCTGCTGGAGCAGTTGTAGAATTAGTATAATTACTCACCGGTAATTATCCACTGTATACAAGGCCTTGTGCCTTGTATAAGACTAGCATCTTTGAAGGCTAAGGTTAGAGTTTGAAAGCCAAATTTTAACCCTATCCTTTAAGGATGCTTTTGCGCTTTTAAAAAAAGTAATCTTTATCTATTAATATGAGGTTAACAATGCTAAATTCTTTAAAATCTGGAAATAGACTTAGAGTTGATTTTGCTAAAAATCCACAAAAGATTGAAATTCCAAATTTACTACAGCTACAACAAAACAGTTACGACAACTTTTTAATGATTGGACAAGATGACAGAACGACTTCTGGAATTGAAAAAGTCTTCAAATCAGTTTTCCCAATCCATGATGCACAAAACAGAATTACTCTTGACTACTTAGGAACAGAAGTTGGTAAACCTAAGTACGACGTGCGAGAGTCAATGGTCAGAGGCTTAACATACTCTATTCCTTTAAAAATCAATGTGCGATTAACACTATGGGATTTAGACGAAAAAACAGGTGAAAAAATCGGTGTTAAAGACATGAAAGAACAATCATTGTTCATTCGTGAAATTCCGTTAATGACTGACAGAACATCTTTCATTGTAAATGGTGTTGAGAGAGTTGTTGTAAACCAATTACACAGATCTCCAGGTGTTATTTTTAAAGAAGAAGAATCAACAACATCAAGCAGTAAGTTAATCTACACAGGTCAAATTATTCCTGACAGAGGTTCTTGGTTATACTTCGAGTATGATGCAAAAGATGTATTATATGTACGAATTAACAAAAGAAGAAAAGTTCCTGTGACTATTCTATTCAGAGCACTTGGGTACTCTAAAGAAGACATTATTAAATTGTTCTATCCAATTTTAAATATTAAAATTAAGAACAATAAATTCTTAATGGAATTCAACCCAGATGATTTCACAGGAAGATTAGAGTTTGATTTAAAAGATGACAAAGGAAACTTAATCTTAGGTGCGGGTAAACGTCTTACTACAAGAAAAGCCAATGCACTCTCTGAAGGTGGTTTAAAACTTGTTGAGTATCCAATTGAACTATTAATGGACAGATACACTGCCAATGCAATTTTTGACCCAGAATCTGGAGAAGTTTTATACGATGCATTAACGCATCTTGATGAGTTAAAACTTAAAAAACTTCTTGACTTAGGGTTCGATTCATTTGATATTGCAAATGACTTAGCAACAGGTGTGGATGACTCTATTATTAACGCATTTAAAGCAGACGCTGAATCACTTAAACTCTTAAAACAAACAGAGCAAATTGATGATGAAAATGATTTATCAGCAATCAGAATCTATAAAGTAATGCGACCAGGTGAGCCTGTAACAAAAGAAGCAGCAAAAGATTTCGTTAAAAAACTTTTCTTTGATCCAGAGAGATATGATTTAACAAAAGTTGGTCGGATGAAGATGAATCACAAACTTGACGTAAGTGTTCCTGAATATGTAACAACTTTGACATACGAAGATGTGATTAAAACAGTTCAATACCTTGTAAAAGTTAAATCAGGTCACGGTCATATTGATGACAGAGATCACTTAGGTAACAGAAGAATCAGAGCAATTGGAGAGTTACTTGCAAATGAGTTACACTCTGGTTTAATTAAAATGCAAAAAGCAATTCGAGATAAAATGACAACATTAAGTGGTACATTAGAAGACTTAATGCCACACGATTTAGTTAACTCAAAAATGATTACTTCAACAATCACTGAGTTCTTTACATCGGGTCAATTATCTCAATTTATGGACCAAACAAACCCACTATCAGAAGTTACACATAAACGAAGACTTTCTGCACTGGGTGAGGGTGGTTTAGTTAAGGAAAGAGCAGGATTCGAAGTACGGGACGTTCACCCAACGCACTACGGAAGAATCTGTCCAGTTGAGACTCCAGAGGGTCAAAACATTGGTTTGATTAATACATTATCAACGTTCTCAAAAGTAAATGACCTTGGGTTCATTGAAGCACCGTATAAAAAAGTAGTTGATGGGCTTGTTACTGATGAAATCATCTATATGACTGCAACTCTTGAAGAGGGTCTTGTTATTGCTCCTGGTTCAACTAAAGTAGACAGCAGTGGTAAAATTGTTGAAGCATTGATTGAAGCACGACAAGATGGAGAAATCTTATTAGTTGAAAGAGCAAAAGTTGATTTAATTGACATCTCTTCACAAATGGTTATGGGTGTTGCAGCTTCATTAATTCCATTCTTAGAGCACGATGATGCAAACCGGGCACTTATGGGATCGAACATGATGAGACAAGCCGTACCACTGTTACGACCAAATGCACCAATTGTAGGAACTGGTTTAGAAAAAACAGTTGCAAGAGATGCTTGGGAAGCCATTAAAGCTGACAGAGCAGGTGTAGTAGAAAAAGCAGATGCGAAAAATATCTACATCCGTGGTGAAGATGACAACGGTGCATTTATTGACCACTACTATGTCAATAAAAATGTTCGAACAAACAACAACACATCTTTTGGGCAAAGAATTGCAGTAAAAGAGGGTGATAATATTGAAAAAGGTCAAGTTATTGCTGATGGTCCATCTATGGACAAAGGTGAGTTGGCTGTTGGTGTGAATGCAATGGTTGCATTTATGCCTTGGAATGGGTATAACTACGAGGATGCGATTGTTCTTTCTCAACGATTGATTAAAGAAGATGCATTTACGTCTGTTCATATTTATGAAAAAGAGATTGAAGCACGAGAGCTTAAACACGGAAATGAAGAGATTACAAGAGACCTTCCAGGTGTTAAAGAAGAATCGATTACACACTTAGATGCTTCAGGTATTGTAAAAGTGGGTACGTTTGTAAAACCAGGTATGGTTTTAGTTGGTAAAGTAACACCAAAAGGTGAAATCAAACCAACTCCTGAAGAGAGACTTTTAAGAGCAATCTTCGGTGAAAAAGCGGGTCACGTTATTAATAAATCATTATACTGCCCAACTTCAATGGAAGGTACAGTTGTTGACGTTAAAGTATTCACTAAAAAAGGGTACGAAAAAGATGAGCGTGCAAAACAAGCCATTGAAGCTGAGAAATCAGAATTGGATATTAAACATCACGATAAATTGTTAATGTTAGACAGAGAAGAGATTTTAAAAATCAATGACCTTCTTTCTAAATCTGAGTTAGCAAAAGCAGTTGAAGTTGACGGTGTGGATTACAAAAAAGGGGATAAAATTCCTTTAGATGTTTTAAACAACGTAAATCGATTTGCGATGAAAAAAGTAGTTGCTTCTTACAGCGGTGACGTTGAAAATAAATATAATGAAATCAAAGAGCACTTCATTAAAGAGAAATCTGCTTTAAGAACAGAACATGAAGAGAAACTTCAAGTATTAGAGCACGATGATATTTTACCAAGTGGTGTGATTAAACAAGTTAAAGTTTATGTAGCTACTAAACGTAAAATCAAAGTTGGAGATAAAATGGCGGGGCGACACGGAAACAAAGGTATTGTTTCTAACATCGTACCACAAGTTGATATGCCTTACTTAGAAGATGGTTCAACTGTTGACGTTATTCTTAACCCACTTGGTGTTCCTTCACGGATGAACATTGGACAAATCTTAGAGGTACACTTAGGTTTAGCTGGTAAGAAACTGGGTGACCAAATTCAAGATATGTTCGAAGCAAAACAAGCAGACTTCATTGAGCAATTACGAGCAAAAATGATTGAAATCGCTGATGTAGCTAAATTGATGAATGGTAAAAAATTCGTTGAGAGCTTAAGTGATGACGAATTGATCGATTATGCAAGAGACTGGTCAAAAGGTGTACGATTTGCTACACCTGTATTTGACGGTGTTAAAGAAGAAGAGTTTGCAAAACTGTTCGAATTAGCAAAAATTGACCAAGATGGTAAATGTGTACTTTACGATGGTAAAACAGGTGATAAAATGAAAGAGCGTGTAAACGTTGGTTACATGTACATGTTAAAACTTCACCACTTAGTTGATGAAAAAGTACACGCACGTTCAACTGGACCTTACTCTTTAGTTACTCAACAACCTGTTGGTGGTAAAGCATTGTTTGGTGGTCAAAGATTTGGAGAAATGGAAGTTTGGGCTCTTGAAGCATACGGTGCAACGGCTGTACTTAAAGAGATGCTTACAACCAAATCAGATGACGTTGAAGGACGAACCAAAGCGTATCGAGCAATTGCAAATGGTGAAAATGTTCCAAGATCAGGTGTTCCTGAAACATTCTTCGTATTAACCAAAGAGCTTAAAGCTCTTGGATTAGATGTTGAAATTTTTGACGAGGTGGAAGAAGATAATGAGCAGTAATAAAATTCTACAAGCAATAGAGATTAAAGAACTTGAAAGACCACAAGATTTTTCAGCTTTTCAATTAAGACTTGCAAGTCCTGAAAAGATTCTTTCATGGTCAAATGGTGAAGTAAAAAAACCTGAAACGATTAACTATCGAACACTGAAGCCTGAAAGAGATGGGCTTTTTTGTGCAAAAATCTTTGGACCAGTTAAAGATTATGAGTGTCTTTGTGGTAAATACAAAAAGATGAGATACAAAGGTGTTGTATGTGAAAAATGTGGTGTTGAAGTAACATCATCAAAAGTTCGACGACACCGAATGGGACACATTGATTTAGTGGCTCCTGTTGCTCATATTTGGATGGTAAGCTCATTGCCTTCAAGAATTGGTACTTTATTGGGTGTTAAATTAAAAGACCTAGAGAGAGTACTTTATTATGAAGCATACATCGTATCTGAGCCAGGTGAAGCATTTTATGATAATGAAAAAACAAAACCTGTTTTAAAATATGATATTTTAAATGAAGAGCAGTACCGAACAATTTCTGAACATTTCGAACACACTGGATTTGTTGGACAAATGGGTGGTCAAATTGTAAGAGATTTACTTGAAGGTTTAGATTTAATTGAATTGTTAACTTCTCTTAAAGAAGAGATGCAAGGAACAAAATCTGAAGCAAAAAGAAAAACAATTGTAAAAAGATTGAAAGTGGTTGAAAACTTTATCAATTCTGGAAACAGACCAGAGTGGATGATGTTAACACAACTTCCAGTTCTTCCACCAGACTTACGACCATTGGTTGCACTTGACGGTGGTAAATTTGCGGTTTCAGACGTAAACGACCTTTACAGACGTGTTATTAACAGAAATAACCGACTT includes:
- the secE gene encoding preprotein translocase subunit SecE; the protein is MDKLKNYYRSCKEELSKVIFPIKEQIRSAYISVFIVVTVISLFLALIDAIMSVSLSSIIN
- the rpmG gene encoding 50S ribosomal protein L33, producing MGNGVSIKIGLKCEECGDINYSTYKNPKTHTEKMAIKKYSPRLRKHTIHKEVKLKS
- the rpoB gene encoding DNA-directed RNA polymerase subunit beta, with amino-acid sequence MLNSLKSGNRLRVDFAKNPQKIEIPNLLQLQQNSYDNFLMIGQDDRTTSGIEKVFKSVFPIHDAQNRITLDYLGTEVGKPKYDVRESMVRGLTYSIPLKINVRLTLWDLDEKTGEKIGVKDMKEQSLFIREIPLMTDRTSFIVNGVERVVVNQLHRSPGVIFKEEESTTSSSKLIYTGQIIPDRGSWLYFEYDAKDVLYVRINKRRKVPVTILFRALGYSKEDIIKLFYPILNIKIKNNKFLMEFNPDDFTGRLEFDLKDDKGNLILGAGKRLTTRKANALSEGGLKLVEYPIELLMDRYTANAIFDPESGEVLYDALTHLDELKLKKLLDLGFDSFDIANDLATGVDDSIINAFKADAESLKLLKQTEQIDDENDLSAIRIYKVMRPGEPVTKEAAKDFVKKLFFDPERYDLTKVGRMKMNHKLDVSVPEYVTTLTYEDVIKTVQYLVKVKSGHGHIDDRDHLGNRRIRAIGELLANELHSGLIKMQKAIRDKMTTLSGTLEDLMPHDLVNSKMITSTITEFFTSGQLSQFMDQTNPLSEVTHKRRLSALGEGGLVKERAGFEVRDVHPTHYGRICPVETPEGQNIGLINTLSTFSKVNDLGFIEAPYKKVVDGLVTDEIIYMTATLEEGLVIAPGSTKVDSSGKIVEALIEARQDGEILLVERAKVDLIDISSQMVMGVAASLIPFLEHDDANRALMGSNMMRQAVPLLRPNAPIVGTGLEKTVARDAWEAIKADRAGVVEKADAKNIYIRGEDDNGAFIDHYYVNKNVRTNNNTSFGQRIAVKEGDNIEKGQVIADGPSMDKGELAVGVNAMVAFMPWNGYNYEDAIVLSQRLIKEDAFTSVHIYEKEIEARELKHGNEEITRDLPGVKEESITHLDASGIVKVGTFVKPGMVLVGKVTPKGEIKPTPEERLLRAIFGEKAGHVINKSLYCPTSMEGTVVDVKVFTKKGYEKDERAKQAIEAEKSELDIKHHDKLLMLDREEILKINDLLSKSELAKAVEVDGVDYKKGDKIPLDVLNNVNRFAMKKVVASYSGDVENKYNEIKEHFIKEKSALRTEHEEKLQVLEHDDILPSGVIKQVKVYVATKRKIKVGDKMAGRHGNKGIVSNIVPQVDMPYLEDGSTVDVILNPLGVPSRMNIGQILEVHLGLAGKKLGDQIQDMFEAKQADFIEQLRAKMIEIADVAKLMNGKKFVESLSDDELIDYARDWSKGVRFATPVFDGVKEEEFAKLFELAKIDQDGKCVLYDGKTGDKMKERVNVGYMYMLKLHHLVDEKVHARSTGPYSLVTQQPVGGKALFGGQRFGEMEVWALEAYGATAVLKEMLTTKSDDVEGRTKAYRAIANGENVPRSGVPETFFVLTKELKALGLDVEIFDEVEEDNEQ
- the rplL gene encoding 50S ribosomal protein L7/L12, which produces MAISKEDVLEYISGLSVLELSELVKEFEEKFGVSAQPVAVAGVAVAGGAAEAAEEKTEFNVVIKDAGAKKINVIKEIRGLTGLGLKEAKAMAEEAGAVVKEGVSKEDAEAAKAALEAAGAVVELV
- the rplJ gene encoding 50S ribosomal protein L10, with the translated sequence MTKQQKAEIVDFLSSEFKESQAIVVCDYKGLTHKELETLRKSARENGTKVQVAKNTLVTVAVKNADLGDVQLSGTNIFLWSEDQISACKVADKFATEKKDKFSIKSGIVEGKIADINTINAFAKLPSREELLGMLAATWMAPLTNFTIGLDALRRKKEEEAA
- the nusG gene encoding transcription termination/antitermination protein NusG, which translates into the protein MAHQWYAIQTHSGSELTVKRALEKLADEMANDRISEVLVPTEDLIEIKKGKKTIVEKPLYPAYAFAKIDLDTALWHRIQSMPKVGRFIGESKKPTPLSKKDIDAILDKVTNRAAAKPKVSFDEGEMVRIKEGPFANFNGIVEDFDMASGILKLNVSIFGRNTPVEISYTQVERVV
- the rplA gene encoding 50S ribosomal protein L1, whose amino-acid sequence is MAKVSKRYKALLEKVEADKQYTVVDACAKVKELSSAKFDESVEVALNLNIDPRHADQMIRGAVVLPHGTGKTVRVAVFAKGAKMDEAKAAGADIVGNDDLAEEIQAGNINFDVLIATPDCMGIVGKVGRILGPKGLMPNPKTGTVTMDVAKAVDDAKGGKVTYRVDKKGNMQAGIGKASFSAEAIQENLKTFLAAINKAKPASAKGRYIKNAAVSLTMSPSVNMDVLELMDIK
- the rplK gene encoding 50S ribosomal protein L11 translates to MAKKVAGILKLQIPAGAANPSPPVGPALGQRGINIMEFCKAFNEKTKDKGGFTIPVEITVYQDKSFTFVLKQPPMTDLIKKTSGVKKGSDNPLKNKVGKLTKDQVMEIVDIKIADLNTDDKEQAAKIVAGSARSMGIDVEL
- the tuf gene encoding elongation factor Tu, whose product is MAKEKFERSKPHVNIGTIGHVDHGKTTLTAAITMCLGLKNGQATMDYDQIDNAPEERERGITIATSHVEYETETRHYAHVDCPGHADYVKNMITGAAQMDGAILVIAATDGPMAQTREHILLSKQVGVPYIVVFLNKEDQLDEEDKEEMLELVEMEVRELLSEYDFPGDDTPIVAGSAFQALEEAKAGNAGEWSEKIYNLMAEVDAYIPTPERSTDKDYLMPVEDVFSIAGRGTVVTGAINQGTVKLGDTIEIVGLRDTQTTTVTGIEMFRKEMDYAEAGDNAGILLRGIKKEDVQRGQVLVKPGSITPHTKFKGEVYILSKEEGGRHTPFFSGYRPQFYVRTTDVTGSIELAEGTEMVMPGDNVEVTVSLVAPIALEKGTKFAIREGGRTVGAGVVAEIIE